A segment of the Xenorhabdus bovienii SS-2004 genome:
CAGGGACAATCAAAATGTGGTGTGACACATTACCTAAATGCTCAACCCGTTCCCCCTGGCGAATACTGTTTGACCCCAGTTGTTCTTCGATAGGAATTGGATAAACTCCTCTCACACGTGCGCCTTCAGGAGTAATATCCTCTTTGATAGTCCATTCACTTGGGAACATATCTCGATAAGTAACAGGTAAATTCTTACACACCGTATTCCAACCACAACCAGGAAAAACCTGAAGTTCTTTATTTATGTCATCGTAAACAATTTTATCTCCAGGCAAGCCAATGACACGCTTTACAAAATCCAGACTCGGATTAACAGGATATTTAAAAACTGCAATATCTCCACGCTTAGGCTTACCTGTTTTAATCAAAGTTGTCTGTGTAATTGGATCTTTCAGACCATAGGCGAATTTTTCAACTAGGATGAAATCCCCAATCAGCAGCGTTGGCATCATTGAACCTGAAGGGATCTGGAAAGGTTCATAAACAAAAGAACGCAGAAGCAAAACAATGGCTAACACAGGAAAGACAGATGCAAATGTCTCAACCCATGAAGGTTTGTTAATCTCTGTAGCCAAAGCTTCCTGAGATTCCGCACCTGCTGTTTGTTCCTGAATCTGAGCAAGTTTTTTCCTGCGTTCAGGGGCGAATTTAAACCGATCTATACACCAGATAATACCAGTGATTAACGTTGCTAACGTTAAGATCAAGGCAAAAGTGTTAGCCATTTAGACTCCTTACAACCTTGTTAGTTATCTTTTCCAACATGCAAAATTGCTAAAAACGCTTCTTGCGGTAGTTCAACGTTTCCTACCTGCTTCATACGTTTTTTACCATCTTTCTGTTTCTGCAATAATTTTTTCTTACGGCTAACATCACCGCCATAACATTTCGCAAGTACGTTTTTACGTAACTGTTTAACAGTAGCACGCGCAATAATGTGAGCACCGATGGCAGCCTGAATCGCAATGTCAAATTGCTGACGCGGGATCAACTCTTTCATTTTATCCACCAGTTCACGACCACGATATTGTGAGTTCTCACGATGAGTAATTAATGCCAATGCATCAACACGTTCACCGTTAATCAAAACATCTACTCGTACCATGTCTGAGTGTTGAAAACGGATGAAATTATAATCCAGAGACGCATAACCACGAGAAGTAGATTTCAGACGGTCAAAGAAATCCAGCACAACTTCAGCCATAGGTATTTCGTAAGTCAGTGCAACCTGATTACCGTGATAAACCATATTAGTCTGTACACCACGCTTTTCCACACACAGTGTTATAACATTACCGAGGTATTCCTGCGGTAACAGCATGTTACATTCCGCAACCGGTTCACGCAGTTCTTTAATATTGTTTAATGGCGGTAATTTGGACGGACTGTCCACGTAAATAATATCATCACTGACTGTCTCAACTTCATAAACAACTGTTGGTGCAGTAGTAATCAGATCAAGATCATATTCACGTTCCAGGCGTTCCTGAATGATTTCCATATGCAGTAAGCCCAAGAAGCCACAGCGGAAACCAAAGCCCAATGCAGTAGAACTTTCTGGCTCGTAAAATAATGAAGCATCGTTTAGGCTCAATTTACCCAAAGCGTCGCGAAAGGCTTCATAGTCTTCAGAACTGATAGGAAACAGACCTGCATAAACCTGTGGTTTAACCTTTTGGAAACCTGGCAGCGCTTTGTCCGCTGGCTGGCGCGCAGTTGTCAGAGTATCCCCGACTGGCGCGCCCAAAATGTCTTTGATCGCACAGACCAACCAACCTACTTCACCACAGTTCAATATATCACGGTCGATACGTTTCGGTGTAAAGATCCCCAGACGGTCAGCGTTATATACCTGTCCCGTGCTCATCACTTTAATTTTATCGCCTTTACGCAATACACCGTTTTTAACACGGACAAGCGAAACAACACCAAGGTAATTGTCAAACCATGAGTCAATAATCAAGGCCTGCAATGGTGCATCGGAATCCCCCTCTGGTGACGGGATCTCTTTAACCAGACGTTCAATGACATCCTGCACACCCACACCTGTTTTCGCAGAGCAGCGGACAGCATCTGTCGCATCAATGCCAACAATGTCTTCGATTTCCTCAGCTACACGCTCTGGTTCAGCGGCGGGCAAGTCAATTTTGTTCAGGACAGGAACGACTTGCAGATCCATTTCGATGGCGGTATAGCAGTTAGCCAGTGTCTGAGCTTCAACACCCTGCCCCGCATCAACAACGAGTAAAGCCCCTTCACAGGCAGCCAGAGAGCGGGAAACTTCGTAAGAGAAGTCAACATGGCCTGGCGTGTCGATAAAATTTAGTTGATAGACTTGTCCGTCAATTGACTGGTAATCAAGAGTGACGCTTTGTGCCTTGATGGTGATACCGCGTTCACGCTCAAGATCCATTGAGTCGAGTACTTGTGCTGCCATTTCGCGATCGGACAGCCCCCCACAGATTTGAATAATCCGATCAGAGAGTGTGGATTTACCGTGGTCGATGTGGGCGATAATGGAGAAATTTCTTATTTGCTTCATTATTAAACTTTTTTGCCTTAATATTTCTGAATCATTCGCCTATGGACACACAGATGGACATAAAGCGACAGTTTATAGGTTTGGCCACAGGCCAAAGAGGCGTATTCTACATGCCAAACCTGTGAAAACCTAGTCATGCCTGTGGTTTTCGGTATGACCAAAAAGTGAGAGCTGTTAATGGTAAAGCAGATTATTCCTGCTGTAGAACCTTAATCGTATCAGGAGGTAAACCAATTTGTAACACAACGGGTTGGTACACTTGCTGATCATCCCAATACTTAGCTATCTTGCGGGCAAAGAAGAAACCAGTAACCCCGCCGATAACGCCTCCCATAACTACCCATAACTGGTCAGTTACCCAATATTGGAAGAGCCCCCCCCCTAAGAACAACCCTAATAATGGGGTCAAATAAACTAACATTGCTGAACGCAGTAAGCTACTTTCAGGTATACCTACCTCTACTTTTTGACCGGGTTGAAGAGGTTGGTAAATTTCTAGTTCCAACTGATGAATATTCTCTGGCCCCAGTTTTTCCAATAAATAAGAGCCACAGACGGCGTTGGCCTGACAACTGCCACAACCTGAAGATGAGCCATAACGCAATAGTGCACGACCTTTTTGCCAACGGACAACCGTCGCCCATTCTTTAACCATCAATGATCTCCCGTAAACGTCACACTTGCTACAATCTGCTTGGCGGTTGCGAAAGGCAGTTCGCCAACGATTGCAATGGTATTTTTACCTCTGACCAAAGTATAAACCGTTCGCCGACCTTGTCTAAATGGTTGTTTATTGACCGTTCCTTTATCAGCATGGGTCACATTTACAGAAAATTGAAACAGTCCATCACTATACATGATGGATTCCAACGATTCTGTTTCTGATAGTTTGAGTCTATTACGGGAGATTTCTTTGAAACCTTCAGGTATTTTTTCCACCTGCCAATCGAATTTCACTTTTTCAGACGGCGAAATAGCCAGCATTGGCGGTAATTTCAAATCGACAATAGCAATCAGATCTTTTTTTATACTGTCATTCACTGTTGATGACACTACGCGGAATTGCTCAATAACAATATTATGATCCTTGTCCAACAGATCAATCAGCAAGGGAAGATGACTTTTTGCATCAATCAACAGGTTATAATTATAACGAGTTTCATCTTTCGATATGATACGAACAAAGTACACAGGGTGATCACCAACGTGGGTACTGCCCGCATCAATGAAGCGATAATACTTCTGTAATCGCGAGAAATCCGCAAAAATAATCGGTGGGAAATAATCCACAATGTGGTTGCCACGTAGACTAAAAGAATCCAAGCCTGGCTCGTAATAGCTGATTTGGTTACCGCGTTGGATAATTTCGCGACGCGATCCATCCATCTGTATGATTTGAGCAATGGGTTGACCATCAATAATAGCATGGCGGTAACGCAGGGGGATCAGAAGTTCTCGCCCTAGATTAATGAAAGCGAGCTCATAATTCAGAGTGTGTACGGCATTTCCCATATCCTGTAACAAAGCCTCGGTGTCGCTTTGCTGCGCCGAGGCTTTCAAAGGATTGAACAGGCTACCTGCCAACAAGAAGATGAAAAAACAAATATGTTTCATTAACTTCTCAGATACGTTTCATTATTGCTGTGGAGCCTGTTGTATTTTTGCTGCTACAGGTTGAGTATTATCAACCGGTGGCAACCTCTGGTTTTGTTCTGAATAAATGCGCCGGGAAAGTTCATACTGTTGCAGCATAGCATCAATGCGTTTATTGCTTTCCCTCACTTGCATGTTCAAATCACTGCCTAAAGCTTCATCATCTACAGGCGCAGCTAAACCGACAGGTGAAGCGGAACCCATAACAGGTAATGTATTGAAGACTGGCGTATCGGATTGTGTATCCACATCAACACTGCCATCGCTGTTATATTGCTGGACTCCAACAATCACCGCCAGTGACACACACGCAGCAATGCCGACTTGCGTCATCTGGCTCGCCCACGGGCGAATTTTGTTCCAGAACGGCATTTTCTGCCATGTTTCAGGCTTTGGCTGAGATTCTGGAATAGCGGCTGGATTGATATGAGCCGGCTCTTTTTCAAGTGCCAATGCGACTCGGCTCGCGATATCCAAATGTAATACATCACCTACATCACCACGCAATGTGTCACGGATGAGGTGATATCTTTCCCACTGTTTCTGCATCACAGTGTCTTCAGCGATCAAACGAACGACTTCACTATCAAGAGCTTCGCCATCCATTAATGCGAAAAGTTTCTCTCTTTGCATGCCAAAGTACCCTTCAATATTGTTTTGTCCCACTACTGTTGGATCAGTGGTTTGACTTTATTATCAATGGCTTCCCTTGCCCGGAAGATTCGTGAACGGACAGTCCCGACAGGACACTCCATGATCTCAGCTATTTCTTCATAGCTCAACCCATCCAACTCCCTGAGCGTAATCGCTACCCGCAAATCATCTGGGAGCGATTCGATGGTACGGAAAACCACTTCCTTTAGTTCTTCAGACAACATTAAGTTCTCAGGGTTCGAAATTTCTTTTAATGAACTTGACGCATCATAATTTTCTGCATCGTTGGCATCCAAGTCATTGGATGGTGGGCGACGTCCCTGAGCAACTAAATAGTTTTTCGCAGTATTAACGGCAATACGGTACAACCACGTATAAAAAGCACTATCACCCCGGAAAGAATAAAGCGCACGATAAGTCTTAATAAACACCTCTTGAGCGACATCAGGAACGTCGCCTTGAGGTACGTAACGAGCAACCAGGCTCGCCACTTTGTGCTGATATTTTATAACCAGCAAATTAAATGCTTTCTGGTCGCCCTTTTGTACCCGTTCGACCAGCATTTGATCCGTTAACTGCTCGCTCATCCGAGGCTCACTCTCCTGAGGTAAAACTCCACATTTATACTTAATTACGCCAGTCATGATGCCTTTCTTCCCAAACAAGCATGACTTCGAGTTTCTATTTCGTGTGAAGTTCAACTTTGATCGTAATTTTATCTTACAACCACCTGTTATTTCGTATCTCACCTTTTATGTATAGTACAAATCATAGTCTCTATTTCCCAGGAAATACGATTTTAAAACAAGAAAAAAGAACGATTCATTTCATTGAGTAATAAAACCCATATCATTACTCCATTGATAGTAACCTTATCAATAATAAAGATAAAAATCTGTTACTAACTGACGAAATTCGGTTGAATATACGCCATTTGAGACACGAATGGTCAATTCACTCACCTGAGTCTCCTGCCCTTGTCGAGAAAATGCCAGCAACAAACGATGCAGCGGTTTATCCTGCCTATCACGAATATTGACACGATGATGAGTAAACCACCCCCGTTCTGCCGCCATTTGCTCAAATGTCTCGCCGATGTTATAGGGTAATACAACACAAAATAGCCCTGTGGGCTTAATCAAATGTTCAGCACAATCCAATAATCCACGATGCGTCAATGATCCCGTGTAGCGCGCCTGACTACGTGCTTCATTTCTACACGCGTTGGCAGGTTCAAAATAGGGCGGATTACTCACGATCAAATCATATTGCAAATGGTTTTGCTGAGTAAAATCATGAATATCCTGCTGATATACTTTAACACGATCAGCCCATGGGGATTCCTGCACATTCTCGATTGCCTGTCTCGCAGCATGAGTATCCAGCTCCACGGCATCAATAACCGAATGATCGTCAGTACGCTGTGCTATCATCAAGGCAACCAAACCGCTGCCACAACCGATATCCAGACATTTTTTCCGATTACCCACCGGAGCCCAGGCGCCTAATAACACGCCATCTGTCCCAACTTTCATTGCACATTTATCATGTCCAACAAAAAACTGTTTAAATGTAAAACCACCGCAGCGAAAAGCGGGTTTATGTATCAATCCCATGAATCATGTCTATTGAAATTAAAATGGGTCATAGCATAAATCTTATAGCCCACGGATAAAAGCGACCTGCCCACAGGATATTTTTATAGGATGAAGAATACGACCAACCTGTTTATAATCGGCGACCCAAATAGAGGTATATGATGACTGCGACAAACTTTTCCGAATTCGAACTTGATGAATGCCTGCTTAATGCACTGAACGAAAAAGGCTACGAACGCCCGACAGCAATCCAGGCTGAAGCCATTCCTGCTGCCATGGATGGCCGTGATGTACTTGGCTCCGCGCCGACTGGCACAGGCAAAACCGCTGCGTACCTGCTACCAGTTCTACAGCATTTACTGGATTTTCCACGTAAAAAATCCGGCCCGCCACGTATCTTGATTTTGACCCCTACCCGCGAACTGGCAATGCAAGTTGCAGAACAGGCACAATCATTTGCGGCTCATACTAATCTGGATGTCGCCACAATCACTGGCGGTGTTGCTTACATGAATCACGCAGAAGTGTTCAGTGAGAATCAGGATATTGTTGTCGCAACTACAGGACGCCTACTGCAATACATCAAAGAAGAAAATTTTGATTGCCGTGCGGTGGAAACGCTGATCCTTGATGAAGCAGACCGCATGCTGGACATGGGGTTTGCCAATGATGTCGAGACCATTGCCGGTGAGACACGCTGGCGCAAACAAACGTTGCTATTTTCCGCAACGTTAGAAGGTGAAACCATCCGTGATTTTGCAGAGCGTCTGTTAACCGATCCTGTTGAAATCGATGCAGAACCTTCTCGCCGTGAACGCAAAAAAATTCAGCAATTCTATTATCGTGCCGATAATCTGGAGCATAAAACAGCTTTACTGTGTCACCTTCTTCAGCAACCTGATGTAACAAAATCGATTGTTTTTGTGCGCAAACGTGAGCGTGTGCGTGAAATTGTTGATTATCTACATAAGGCAGGCATTCAGGCCTGTTTTCTTGAAGGTGAAATGGTGCAGACCAAACGTACAGATGCCGTCAAGCGACTGAATGATGGCAGAGTCAACGTTATGGTTGCAACTGATGTTGCGTCCCGTGGGTTGGATATTGAAAATATCAGCCATGTCTTTAACTTTGATTTACCACGTACTGCCGATGTTTATCTGCATCGGATTGGCCGTACTGCCCGTGCAGGCCGTAAGGGAACCGCTATTGCACTGGTTGAGTCTCACGATCATCCACTGCTTGGTAAAGTCACCCGTTATCTCAACGAACCATTGAAAGTACGGGTTGTCGATGAATTGCGCCCACAAACTAAAGCACCCAGTGAGAAAAAGAGCTATAAGCCTTCTAAGAAAGTTCTGGAGAAACGTAAAGAGAAGAAAAAGGTAGAAGAAGAAGCGAAGAAAACACGAGTGAAAGTTCGTCATCGCGATAGTAAAAACATTGGAAAACGCCGCACTCCTTCCGGTGATCCCAAACCAGAAACGTCAGAACCAACCAACGATTAATCTCACTGGCAAAAGCGGGCAAACAGCCCGCTTTATTATATCCGACAAACAGAAACAATGGATTCAGCCTTACTCATTATTCCATTTGTACGAATATTATACTGAATAATACTTCTCAAGCTGTTGTGAAACCAATTGATGACGCTCTTCCCTTAGCTGGTCGCTGATTTCGGCCTCATTCATATTCATTCCCCATGTATTCAAAGCCTGTTTTTGCATAGAAATAGCCTTATTTTGCATACTGTCCTCAGTAGCAGCTATCATTTCACCTGCTTTATTCAACCAAGGTTTATGGACGGTCAGCAATTCCTGCACGGCTTCCATAAAATGCGCCTTGAATGAGTGAAAAGCATACCGATAGGCAAAAATGGAATCTAATATCCCTTCCGGTTCGTACTCATATTCAAGCAAAATTTTATTTCCCATGGGCTGGGGAATTGGCAAAGTTTTTTGCAGGTTATCAAGCCAGTCATGTTCAACAATATAATTTCGGATTAACCCATTTTCTGCCACTTCACGACTTGCTTCCGGTGATAACCCCATACTTCTCAATGTCGAATCTGACACACCTGCAGCATTAAAAATAACTGCGGGTTTTCCTGTTGTCAGCGCTGCCACAGATGCCAATCCTCCCCCCATTGAGTGACCTGTGAAAATGACATTTTCACCAAATGCTTTTAACGCTGCTTGTGCCAACGTTACAGCCTGACCATATTGCTCTTCTTTAAATCCAAGCCCTTGACGAATACTTGCCATGAAATCCTGTATTTCGTTCGAGCCAGTAAATGACACTATATATAAACCCTTATTTCGATAAACGCCTGCCTGAAATCCTGTTGAACTATCCTCCAAGATAGCAGGATCAATGCCCGCTTTTGATATTTCATCTTTCGTAAGACGCACATAATCACCAATTCCCATGCTATTCATACGGTAAACATCACGGGTGACCAGAGACAGATCATAATCGATGCGTTTAGAATGTTTTCCTGCAATATCATTGGCATGTAATTCAGGTAATGCCATGGCACTTAGATGACGATCGCGAATCAATGATTGATAAAGATTATTATTTTGCTGGGTATTTTCTGAAAGCGGAGCTGTTGTGGGTTGTGTTGTGGAGTGAGTCACATCAGCCTTGTCAGATGATGATTTGGCCGGAGAACTCGATTGAAGTTGTAGTGGACTTCCCTGTAATGAATAAATCCCTAATTCGCTGAAAAAACTGCCATTTATTGATAAAGTCATAAAACTCTCCTACAGATTATTCAGGTTAGGCATAATTAACAAACCTAAACTCTCTATCGGCAAAAAATCGTAACACATTAACAACAAATTTAATTTTTATTTAACAAAATTAATACCCATATATAATGAAAGGAATATCAGTAAATGAATTTTTATAAAAGAAAAACACGAAATTATTTTTATAAATTTTCAAAATAATTTATAAAATCAGAATTTCACCCTATCAATTAGCTTCAGATGAAGATCAGAGGGTTTCCCTATACGAAGGGAATCGGTAAGCTTAAGCCTATCTGACAATCATATAGAAAGGGATTCGCGATGTCCGCATCTCTCACATGGCACGAAGTCATCGGCCATGAAAAGACACAGCCCTATTTCGTTGACACATTGACCTATGTTGCCAATGAACGTAAGGCCGGAAAGACGATTTATCCGCTACAGCAGGATGTTTTCAATGCATTCCGCTATACCGAACTGTCCGATGTAAGAGTCGTGATTTTGGGGCAAGACCCTTACCACGGCCCAAATCAGGCACACGGTCTGGCTTTCTCAGTACAGCCTGGTATTCCTGCACCACCTTCTCTTGTCAACATGTATAAGGAGCTGGAATCGGATATTACTGGGTTTAGCCGCCCTAATCATGGCTGCTTGGTCAGTTGGGCAAAGCAGGGCGTATTGCTGCTCAATACGGTGCTGACCGTTGAACGTGGCAATGCGCATTCACATGCGAATTTAGGCTGGGAAACCTTCACTGACAAAGTCATTGCGGCAATCAATGAACATCGTCACGGCGTCATTTTCCTACTTTGGGGTTCCCATGCCCAGAAAAAAGGACACTTCATCAATACCCAACAGCACTATGTTCTAAAAGCACCACACCCTTCTCCTTTGTCAGCTCATCGCGGTTTTCTGGGATGCAAGCATTTTTCACAGGCAAACAGTCTACTGGAAGCTCAAGGATTGACGCCAATTGATTGGTATCCCACACTGCCTGAGTGACAATAGAATAACCACAAAAATGCCGCCCTGTGTATGGCGGCATTGTAATCACGGGATAGCGTAATTTTTATTTAGAAACAGCAACCATTGCAGGGCGCAATAAACGACCATTCAAGGTATAACCTTTCTGCATCACTAACATAACGTGATTGGGTTCATGCTGATCGGATTCCATCATGGTCATCGCCTGATGTACTTCAGGATTGAAAGGAACATTAGTGTCACCCACCACTTCAATGCCGAATTTACCTACAGCATTAGTGAATGATTTTAATGTTAACTCAACGCCTTCAATCATTGGCAACAGCGCGTCATTAGAGCGATCAACCGCTTCCAGTGCGCGTTCCAGATTGTCGATCACGGGCAGAAGCTCATTCGCAAAACGTTCCAGTGCGAATTTATGTGCTTTTTCTATATCCAGTTCTGTGCGACGACGGATATTTTCCACTTCAGCACGAGCACGCAGCATTGCATCGCGTTCGCCAATTTGAGCCTGTTTTAGCTGTTCTTCCAACTCGGCAACACGCGGGTCAACAATGCTCTCAGTCTCTGGCGTGTCTGCCTTTTCTGCATCCATTTGTTGCTCAAATACATTTTCTGTATTTTCTGAGACTTGCTCGTCAGGTACTTTTTGGTCTTTACTACTCATGAATATCTCCGCGTATTTTGTATTATTTGCGCTACTCCCGCTTATTATGGGGATCAAAACGAGGGATTCAAGGGAACAATCATATTGTGAGGGCAAAACCATATGCTGAAGGAAACAACAGCAATGAATAACGAATTCAAATGCATCGGTATTGTCGGCCGTCCACGTCACCCTGAAGCGCTGGCCACCCATGAAATGCTTTATCACTGGCTGGTATCCAAAGGATACTACGTCATCATGGATAGACAAGTTGCTAGAGACATTGGTTTAAAAGGTGTTCAGACTGGAGGATTGACCGAAATCGGCAAAATAGCTGATCTGGTGATTGTTGTTGGCGGCGATGGCAACATGCTGGGAGCAGCCAGAGTATTGTCACGCTATGACATCAAAGTAATTGGCATTAACCGTGGTAATTTAGGCTTTCTGACGGATTTAGATCCCGATAATGCCTTGCAGCAGCTTTCCGAGGTACTCAATGGAGAATATCGAGACGAAAAACGTTTCCTATTAGAAGCTCAAGTCACGAAAAAAGGACAGAAATCACGGCGCAGTACGGCGCTGAATGAAGTCGTGCTACATCCGGGCAAAGTCGCTCACATGATTGACTTCGAAGTTTATATTGATGAGCGTTTTGCGTTTTCCCAACGCTCCGATGGCTTAATCATTGCGACTCCTACAGGCTCAACAGCCTACTCGTTGTCTGCTGGTGGGCCAATATTGACACCAAACTTGAACGCCATTGTGCTGGTACCGATGTTTCCACACACGCTTTCAGCGCGCCCTCTTGTTATCAGCAGTGAAAGCAGCATCCGTCTGAAATTCTCCCGGAACAGCAATGACTATGAAGTAAGCTGTGATAGCCAGATAGTGTTACCGATCCAGGACAGTGAAGAAGTCATTATCAAACGCAGTGAATATAACCTGCATTTGATACACCCGAAAGATTACAATTATTTCAATACATTGAGTACGAAGCTGGGTTGGTCGAAAAAAATGTTCTAAAAACGTAAGCCTCCCACTTTACTGTATAAAGAACCAGTTTATACTGTGTGAAAGTACAGACATGTTTTTATATACAGGAAAGGTAGGAGGAACGCGATGCTGACTCAGTTAACCATCAGTAATTTTGCTATCGTTCGCGAACTGGAAATTGATTTCCGCTCAGGAATGACTGCAATCACAGGGGAAACCGGCGCAGGTAAATCCATCGCCATTGATGCTCTGGGCTTATGCCTTGGCAATCGAGGCGAAGCCAATATGGTTCGTGCTGGTGCTACCCGTACTGACATCTGTGCCCGTTTTTCACTGGCGGATGCACCTTCTGCCCGTAAATGGCTTGAAGCCCACCAACTTGATGAAAGTCGTGATGACGACAATGAGTGCCTGTTGCGGCGCACAATTACCGCAGATGGGCGCTCCCGTGGTTTTATCAATGGCACGGCTGTCCCCCTTTCCCAGCTACGTGAATTAGGTTCACACCTGATCCAAATCCATGGGCAACATGCCCACCAGTTACTTTTAGAAAACCGTCACCAAAGGCGTTTACTGGACATTTACGCTGGCGAATTTGAACGGCAACATGAAATGAAGCAGGCTTACCAACAATGGCGGCAAAGCTGTCAGGCACTCGCCCGATTTCAACAGCAGGCTCTTGAACGCCGCTCTCGCCAGCAATTACTCGAATATCATTTGAAAGAACTAAACGAACTGGCACCACAAGTGGGTGAGTACCAAGAACAGGATAGCGAATATAAGCGGCTGGCAAATTGCGGGCAGTTTCTATCTGTCAGTCAGAACGTTCTCCAGATCTTAAATGATAATGATGAACAGAACATTGTCAGCCTTCTGAATTACGCACGAAACGAACTGACTGAACTGGCCAGCATGGATCACAAATTCAACGAACTGCTTAACATGCTGGAAGAAGCAGCCATTCAAATTAATGAAGTCAGTGATGAATTACGCCATTACAGTGATCTACTGGAATTAGACCCTAACCGCCTGTTTGAATTGGAACAGAAAATTTCACAACAGATCAGCATGGCTCGTAAACATCACGTTGCTCCAGAAGAACTACCTGCCCTGCACCAACAACTTTTGGAAGAGCAGCATCAGCTCTCCCAACAGGAAGATGATTGCGCCCATCTCAGTGAACTTGTCAGCCTGCATTATCAACAAGCGCTCAATGTGGCAGAAAAACTGCATCAGGTTCGCCAACAATATGCTGCGGAATTAAGCCAACTGATTACCAACAGCATGCATCAACTCTCCATGCCTCATGGTCGTTTTACCATTGACCTCACATTTGAACCCGAACATTTGAATATTGATGGTGCCAGCAAAGTTGAATTTAACGTAACAACTAACCCGGGCCAGCCTCATCAGTCACTGGCAAAAGTTGCTTCTGGTGGTGAACTTTCCCGTATCGCACTAGCTATTCAGGTCATTACAGCCAAAAAAATGGAAACGCCTGCATTAATCTTTGACGAAGTTGATGTCGGTATCAGTGGCCCAACCGCGGCAATCGTTGGCCGATTGCTACGCGAATTGGGAGAGTCGACCCAAGTTATGTGCGTAACGCACTTACCGCAAGTCGCAGGATGTGGGCATCAACATTTTTATGTCAACAAACAAACCGACGGGGAAGAAACAGAAACCCATATGCAATTATTGGACAAAAAAGCCCGACT
Coding sequences within it:
- the ung gene encoding uracil-DNA glycosylase; amino-acid sequence: MSASLTWHEVIGHEKTQPYFVDTLTYVANERKAGKTIYPLQQDVFNAFRYTELSDVRVVILGQDPYHGPNQAHGLAFSVQPGIPAPPSLVNMYKELESDITGFSRPNHGCLVSWAKQGVLLLNTVLTVERGNAHSHANLGWETFTDKVIAAINEHRHGVIFLLWGSHAQKKGHFINTQQHYVLKAPHPSPLSAHRGFLGCKHFSQANSLLEAQGLTPIDWYPTLPE
- the recN gene encoding DNA repair protein RecN; the encoded protein is MLTQLTISNFAIVRELEIDFRSGMTAITGETGAGKSIAIDALGLCLGNRGEANMVRAGATRTDICARFSLADAPSARKWLEAHQLDESRDDDNECLLRRTITADGRSRGFINGTAVPLSQLRELGSHLIQIHGQHAHQLLLENRHQRRLLDIYAGEFERQHEMKQAYQQWRQSCQALARFQQQALERRSRQQLLEYHLKELNELAPQVGEYQEQDSEYKRLANCGQFLSVSQNVLQILNDNDEQNIVSLLNYARNELTELASMDHKFNELLNMLEEAAIQINEVSDELRHYSDLLELDPNRLFELEQKISQQISMARKHHVAPEELPALHQQLLEEQHQLSQQEDDCAHLSELVSLHYQQALNVAEKLHQVRQQYAAELSQLITNSMHQLSMPHGRFTIDLTFEPEHLNIDGASKVEFNVTTNPGQPHQSLAKVASGGELSRIALAIQVITAKKMETPALIFDEVDVGISGPTAAIVGRLLRELGESTQVMCVTHLPQVAGCGHQHFYVNKQTDGEETETHMQLLDKKARLQELARLLAGNEVTKNTLANAKELLAA
- a CDS encoding alpha/beta hydrolase, with the translated sequence MALPELHANDIAGKHSKRIDYDLSLVTRDVYRMNSMGIGDYVRLTKDEISKAGIDPAILEDSSTGFQAGVYRNKGLYIVSFTGSNEIQDFMASIRQGLGFKEEQYGQAVTLAQAALKAFGENVIFTGHSMGGGLASVAALTTGKPAVIFNAAGVSDSTLRSMGLSPEASREVAENGLIRNYIVEHDWLDNLQKTLPIPQPMGNKILLEYEYEPEGILDSIFAYRYAFHSFKAHFMEAVQELLTVHKPWLNKAGEMIAATEDSMQNKAISMQKQALNTWGMNMNEAEISDQLREERHQLVSQQLEKYYSV
- the grpE gene encoding nucleotide exchange factor GrpE; translated protein: MSSKDQKVPDEQVSENTENVFEQQMDAEKADTPETESIVDPRVAELEEQLKQAQIGERDAMLRARAEVENIRRRTELDIEKAHKFALERFANELLPVIDNLERALEAVDRSNDALLPMIEGVELTLKSFTNAVGKFGIEVVGDTNVPFNPEVHQAMTMMESDQHEPNHVMLVMQKGYTLNGRLLRPAMVAVSK
- the nadK gene encoding NAD(+) kinase, which gives rise to MNNEFKCIGIVGRPRHPEALATHEMLYHWLVSKGYYVIMDRQVARDIGLKGVQTGGLTEIGKIADLVIVVGGDGNMLGAARVLSRYDIKVIGINRGNLGFLTDLDPDNALQQLSEVLNGEYRDEKRFLLEAQVTKKGQKSRRSTALNEVVLHPGKVAHMIDFEVYIDERFAFSQRSDGLIIATPTGSTAYSLSAGGPILTPNLNAIVLVPMFPHTLSARPLVISSESSIRLKFSRNSNDYEVSCDSQIVLPIQDSEEVIIKRSEYNLHLIHPKDYNYFNTLSTKLGWSKKMF
- the srmB gene encoding ATP-dependent RNA helicase SrmB — its product is MTATNFSEFELDECLLNALNEKGYERPTAIQAEAIPAAMDGRDVLGSAPTGTGKTAAYLLPVLQHLLDFPRKKSGPPRILILTPTRELAMQVAEQAQSFAAHTNLDVATITGGVAYMNHAEVFSENQDIVVATTGRLLQYIKEENFDCRAVETLILDEADRMLDMGFANDVETIAGETRWRKQTLLFSATLEGETIRDFAERLLTDPVEIDAEPSRRERKKIQQFYYRADNLEHKTALLCHLLQQPDVTKSIVFVRKRERVREIVDYLHKAGIQACFLEGEMVQTKRTDAVKRLNDGRVNVMVATDVASRGLDIENISHVFNFDLPRTADVYLHRIGRTARAGRKGTAIALVESHDHPLLGKVTRYLNEPLKVRVVDELRPQTKAPSEKKSYKPSKKVLEKRKEKKKVEEEAKKTRVKVRHRDSKNIGKRRTPSGDPKPETSEPTND